The window GATCACCATAAAACCCATGCGCATGTGCCTGATGCATTTGCCATTGTTAATCCTAATCAACATGATTGTGATTATCCTTTTAAAGTATTGGCCGGTGTTGGTGTTTCGTTTAAATTGCTTTCGTTATTATATGAATTAAAAAAATTAGAGATGCCAGCAAAAGCGTATGAATTGCTCATGCTGGGAACTATTGCAGACGTTGTGCCTTTATTGGGAGAAAACCGATTCTGGGTTCGTCATGGCTTGAATTACATTAATAAGTTAGAAAGTTTATCTTTCAAGACATTGAAAACCAATGGCAAACTCGAAAAACCAAAAATTTCAGCAACTGATATTGGCTTTTGCATTGCACCACAAATTAATGCGCTCGGAAGATTAGAAGATGCGCGCCAGGCTGTAAAGTTTCTCATTGGTTCAGATGAAAAAGAAGTTAATGATGTTGGTCGCGTGCTTCTTGAATTGAATCAAGCACGACGAGATATTGAACGTTCTATATTTCTTGAAGTTGATGCGGAAATTGCACATGGATCTATTGACGTAAAACAAGAGAATATAATTGTTGCGGCAAGCACAAAGTGGCCTGCGGGAGTTATAGGTCTTGTTGCTTCACGGTTTGTAGGTGCTTATGGGAAACCAACCATATTATTTCATCTCACAAAAGATGGGCTTGCCAAAGGGTCATGTCGCTCGATTCCTGAATTTGATATGTTTAAAGCATTGCAAGAATGTCATGATCTTTTAATACAATATGGTGGCCATCCTATGGCTGCTGGACTTTCTCTTAAAGTTGAGAATGTGCCTTTATTAAAAGCAAAATTAGAAGCATTAATCGCTGAACAGTTAACACCCTTTGATTTACAACAAAAATTAGTGCTTGATGCTGAAGTTACGTTGCCCGATCTTACTAAAAAATTTATGGAAGACATTGGTCAACTCGAGCCGTTTGGTAATGCCAACACCAATCCTACTTTTTATGTTAAAAATGTTACGCAGGTACAAAAGCCGACACTCATGAAGGATGCGCATGTTAAATGTCATGTCTTTGCCGATGGTGTTATTAAACCAGTAGTATTTTTCAATCGTCCTGATTTATTTGAACTGTTTCTTGCACAAGAGCAGGAGCCGTTTTCTTTGGCCGCACAGGTTTCAGAAAATCATTGGTCTGGCCGGGTTAATATTGAATTAGTTGGTCTCGATGTTGCGGGGTTAAAATCAGTATGATTATTACTATTGATGGCCCCGTCGCTAGTGGCAAATCAACGATTGCGCGGAGCATAGCACAACGACTTGGTTATTATTATATTGCCTCTGGCGCTGTGTATAGGTCGCTGGCTTATCTTTTGATGCGTGAATGTGGCTACCGCCTAGAAACTATTGGTGCTGTAGCTCAATCTGATATTATTAATTTGTTAGATGCCAAGCGCCTACTGTATTGCTATGCTTCAGGCACGGGTGAGACATTAGTATTTGATGGGGAAGATATTACGCAGTATTTGTCTGCCAGTGATGTCGCCAACGCTGCATCAGTAATGAGTGCCAATCCTATAGTGCGCGATGCGGTGGTTTGTTTCTTACGCAATTTAGTAAAAAATGTCGACAGTATTACTGATGGTCGCGATTGCGGTTCTGTATTGTTTCCTGACGCTGAAATTAAATTTTTTTTGACAGCCTCGCTTGATGTTCGCGCATTACGTTGGCAAAAATTGCAGGCGGTCTTGGGCAATGTAGTGGATTTCGATGAAGCTAAAAAATTAGTGAGTGCGCGAGATAAGCGTGATAGTGAGCGTGCAGTGGCGCCGTTAGTCATTCCGGATGGCGCTCTTATTATTGATAGCTCAGCATTAAGTCAGGATCAAGTGATTGACCTGATTATAGATGTAGTTAAAAATAAAATTTCTTAATTTTTTGTACATAAAAAAAGCGAGGAAACTTTCGAAAGTTTCCTCGCTTTTGTATTTTTAAAGAATCTGTCTCTTATTTTTGTGAGTAAGATTCTTCAGCTATTTCTCTTGTAGTTGCTACTTTGCCAGTTTTAGCTGTTGGAGCTTTTTTTGAGGTAGCTTTTTTTGTTGTTGTCTTTTTTTCTTTGGTGCTCTTTGAGGTTGTTGTTTCTTTGGTGCAGCTATTGCAGCCTCTTTTTTTACATGCAGGTACCATAGCAAGCAATGAAACGCACAATAGGGTTAGTAGTCCTTTTTTCATCATTTCTCTCTCCTTAATAATGGTTATTAAATGACTTCACTAATCTATTCTTTCTTGTCTTTTACCATAGACAAGATGCGTGGTTCATTGCAAGAATTTCAATGTTTTCTTAAAAAGAATTTTGTTTAATTCTTTTTTTTCTTGGCAGGTTTAGCTTTTTTTTTCGTTGGTTTTTTATGCTGGTTATCATCAGTGGCTTTTGCAGCTTTAATGGTAGTTTTATCAAATGGATTTTTCACAAAGGCTGCTTTGAGTACTTCATCCATACTTGATACATACATCAATTGTAAGCCACCAATTTCAATTTCCTTGAGAATTTCTTGAACATCATCGTAATTTTCTTGCGGAACAATGACCGTTTTAAAATTATGTTGTTTAGCGGCAAGAATTTTTTCCTTCAAACCACCAACTGCCAGTACACGCCCTTGTAAGGTTATTTCACCCGTCATGGCAAAATCATTGCGTATTGGATTGTTAGTGAGTGCTGACACCAGTGCTGTGCACATGGTGATACCAGCCGACGGACCATCTTTAGGGGTTGCGCCTTCAGGAATGTGAATGTGTATATCTTTAGTTGTGTAGAAAGAGCTTTTTAATCCAATATCTGCAGCGCGTGATCTGATATAGCTTAATGCAGCATGAGCAGATTCTTGCATTACTTCACCCAGCTGGCCGGTTAAGGTAAGACCACCTTTTCCTGAAATAACCGTTGTTTCAATTTCAAGTACGTCGCCACCTATTTCAGTCCATGCAAGGCCGGTAGCAATACCAATTTTGTTTTGATTGGTCGACAAGCTTGTTTTCCTGAAGGTAGGATGTCCTAGCCATTCTTTTATTTTTGCATCGGTTATCGTGACGCTCTTAACTGATTTCTCTTTCAACAATACTTGAATAGATTTACGCATGAGTTTGGTGATAACTCGTTCAAGTTGGCGCACGCCGGCTTCTTTAGTGTAGTTGGCAACAACCGTACGGATGATGTCGCTGGTAATTTTGAATTTTTGTTTAGTAAGGCCATAGGTTTTTAAATTTTTAGGAATTAAAAACTTTTCAGCAATGTCTATTTTTTCATCTTCTGTATAGCCAGATAGATTGATAATTTCTAGGCGATCATATAATGCATACGGAATACCATCAATCATATTGGCAGTTGCAATGAACATAACTTTTGAAAGATCATATTCAACATCAAGAAAGTGGTCAACGAATGATTTGTTTTGTTCTGGGTCAAGCACTTCGAGCAACGCGGCTGAAGGGTCACCATGCATATCGCGTGACATTTTATCAATTTCATCAAGCAAAATGACAGGATTTACGGTGCCCGCTTTGCGCATTGCTTGCACAATTTTTCCGGGCATTGCGCCGATGTAGGTTCTACGATGACCGCGTATTTCTGCTTCGTCACGAATACCGCCAAGTGAAATGCGCACAAAGTTGCTGCCTAAGCTTTCAGCGATTGATTTTCCAAGTGATGTTTTGCCAACACCAGGAGGACCAACCAAACAAATGATGGGAGACTTATCAAGATTTTTTGAGAATTTTTTAGCTGCCAAAAATTCAATGATACGTTCTTTGGCTTTTTTAAGTCCCGCATGGCTTTCTTGGAGCATGGTTTCTGCTTCCGTAAGACCAATCGTGTCTTCGCTTATCTTTTTCCATGGAATTGAAATAATCCAGTCGATATAGTTACGACTTACGACTGCTTCGGAAGAAAGAGGCGGCATTTGTTCCAAACGCTTGAGTTCGCGTTCAACTTTTTCAAGAGCTTCTTTTGAAAGACTGAGTGTCTTGAGTTTTGACTTGATAGCTTCAAGCTCAGCTGATTGATCTTCGCGTCCCAGCTCTTTTTGAATTGCTTTGATTTGTTCGGTGAGATAATATTCGCGTTGGTTTTTTTCTACCTGCGTTTGAATGCGCCCACGAATTCGATTTTCTGTTTGCAGAATTTCGATTTCATTTTTAAGCATAGCACACAAGGTAACCATACGTTTTTTCAAATCAGTGATTTCAAGTACTTTTTGGCGATCATCAAACGATAAATTGGTAATGTGAACAGCGATGGTGTCAGTGATATAGTCCATGTCGTGCACATTTTTTGCCACTATGGCTAGATCGGCTGGAGCCTTTTCATTGAGCTTGGCATAAGCGGCATATAGCGCTTGTAATTGGCGCCACGTTGCTTCAAGCGCAACGGTTTTGCTCATATTGGTTGTTGGTAGATCTTCGCACCAAGCGCCTAAAAAACCATCAGTGGGCTCTGTTTTGAGAATGCGTGCGCGGCTAATGCCTTCAGCAAGAATCTTGAGAGCATCATTAGGCATGCGCATAACTTGTAGTATGGTTGATTTGGTACCGTATTTGTAAACGTCTTGTTCGGTTGGGTTTTCAATAGCAGAATTATGCTGTGCAGTAATAAAAATAGTACGATCGTGCTTGAGTGCATATTCAACTGCTTGAATAGAAGATTGTCTGCCTACAATAATAGGGATGATGCTTTTGGGCAATATTACTACATTTTTAAGCGGCAAAAGAGGCAGAAAATTGTGTTCTTTTATTGTGGTCGGTTCTGTTTGATTATCGATTATCATATTATATATCCTAGGCCGTGTAAGCCAATAAAATGCTAGGTCATGAGATCCATTATATGGTTCTAGTATACCATTTTTTTACGAGAGTACCTATACAAGTTTATCACTGTTAGGGGTTAGGGAGACTGCCTGTTGCCCTTTGTATTATTGGACTGCGGCAGGGGTCGGCTTGCAGTTCAATGTGAATACTCTTATTATTTTTTACAAATGAGTAATCTTTTGCTAGGATTCTCTTTCTCTTTGTATTAAATTAAACATGAGCTCTAATTTCTAATGGAAGAGGCTTTTCGAGTGTTATCTTGTGTTTTAGTTTGGTTATTTGAATTATTCAAAAGGTTATTGTCCTTTGTGATGATTCTCGGAATTGGTCTATTGATAGAAAAAGCCTTCTAGAATAATCTTTTTAGAAGGCTTTTTCTGTTTTTTTTAGTACACTGGTCTATGAACTAAAGGTTTTTTTGATTGTTTTTACTAAAAGGTCGGGGAACGGATTTTATGAGTATGGGTCTTAAGAAAAAATTTGGCAGTCTTCGTGAGTTTGCAGTTTCTGCTTTCAAGAATATATTGGGTGCATTCTATGACATTGAAAAGCACGAACGGTTAAAAGTTGCGCTTCTCACGCTCACCTTCTTTTTGATTGTAGCTGCGTATACCGTTGCTAAAGAGTTGAAAGATTCCGTTTTCATGCATATCGTAGGCAAAAATTATGTGCCTATGGCCAAGTGGACCTTTATGCTTGTCCTCATTCCAGCAATTTTTGTTTACTCCAGGCTTGTTGATAAAATGAAGCGTTATCAACTGCTGAGCTTCCTGAGTTTCTCTTTCGGGATGGTTGGTCTTATCTTTGCATTTTTATTAGGACATCCAACTATCGGGTTGGCTAATACTGTTGCGAGTCCCGACAGATTGTTTGGTTGGTTTTTCTATTTCTTCATCGAAGGATATTCTCCGTTTGTGGTCAGTGTATTTTGGGCCTTTGCAAACTCGATCAATTCTCCTGAATCAGCTAAAAAAAATTACGGTGCCATGGTATCTGGTTCTAAGCTGGGTGGCGTGACAAGTGCCGGACTAGCTTGGTATTTTTTATGCCAAGGTGGCAGCGATCTTGCCTGCGGTATCTCTGATTCTGATATTACTAAGCATCAACTGATTATAGGCTTAGCATCGTTGTGTTTGTTAGTGGTTCCGCTCATTGTTTGGGCATTGATTAGATATGTTCCGGCTCGCTATCTGCATGGTTATGAGGCGGTATATCAATTTGAAAAACAGCAAGACAAAGAAGGCAAGACAGAGACCGGCATGTTCTCTGGTATAACTATGTTTGCTAAATATCCTTATGTGCTTGGCATATTTGGTATGGTTTTCTTTTATGAGGTGATTTCTACCGTACTTGGGTTCATGCGTCTTGAAGTTGCCCAGGCAAATGCCAAGAGCCTGTCTGATGTTAGTGGTTTCTT of the Candidatus Dependentiae bacterium genome contains:
- the recJ gene encoding single-stranded-DNA-specific exonuclease RecJ, giving the protein MQTVQGAKYLWKLPVYDNATVLELASAYNLSFPIIQTLMTRGFTNKAAIGSFLFTSYEGDVAHPSLMKDALKSAERILQAIERKERILVCGDYDVDGVTSSAMMLISLLPLGADINFFIPNRARDGYGLSAKVIERAASNGYKVVITVDNGITAFEPARRAKELGVDLIITDHHKTHAHVPDAFAIVNPNQHDCDYPFKVLAGVGVSFKLLSLLYELKKLEMPAKAYELLMLGTIADVVPLLGENRFWVRHGLNYINKLESLSFKTLKTNGKLEKPKISATDIGFCIAPQINALGRLEDARQAVKFLIGSDEKEVNDVGRVLLELNQARRDIERSIFLEVDAEIAHGSIDVKQENIIVAASTKWPAGVIGLVASRFVGAYGKPTILFHLTKDGLAKGSCRSIPEFDMFKALQECHDLLIQYGGHPMAAGLSLKVENVPLLKAKLEALIAEQLTPFDLQQKLVLDAEVTLPDLTKKFMEDIGQLEPFGNANTNPTFYVKNVTQVQKPTLMKDAHVKCHVFADGVIKPVVFFNRPDLFELFLAQEQEPFSLAAQVSENHWSGRVNIELVGLDVAGLKSV
- the cmk gene encoding (d)CMP kinase; the protein is MIITIDGPVASGKSTIARSIAQRLGYYYIASGAVYRSLAYLLMRECGYRLETIGAVAQSDIINLLDAKRLLYCYASGTGETLVFDGEDITQYLSASDVANAASVMSANPIVRDAVVCFLRNLVKNVDSITDGRDCGSVLFPDAEIKFFLTASLDVRALRWQKLQAVLGNVVDFDEAKKLVSARDKRDSERAVAPLVIPDGALIIDSSALSQDQVIDLIIDVVKNKIS
- the lon gene encoding endopeptidase La translates to MIIDNQTEPTTIKEHNFLPLLPLKNVVILPKSIIPIIVGRQSSIQAVEYALKHDRTIFITAQHNSAIENPTEQDVYKYGTKSTILQVMRMPNDALKILAEGISRARILKTEPTDGFLGAWCEDLPTTNMSKTVALEATWRQLQALYAAYAKLNEKAPADLAIVAKNVHDMDYITDTIAVHITNLSFDDRQKVLEITDLKKRMVTLCAMLKNEIEILQTENRIRGRIQTQVEKNQREYYLTEQIKAIQKELGREDQSAELEAIKSKLKTLSLSKEALEKVERELKRLEQMPPLSSEAVVSRNYIDWIISIPWKKISEDTIGLTEAETMLQESHAGLKKAKERIIEFLAAKKFSKNLDKSPIICLVGPPGVGKTSLGKSIAESLGSNFVRISLGGIRDEAEIRGHRRTYIGAMPGKIVQAMRKAGTVNPVILLDEIDKMSRDMHGDPSAALLEVLDPEQNKSFVDHFLDVEYDLSKVMFIATANMIDGIPYALYDRLEIINLSGYTEDEKIDIAEKFLIPKNLKTYGLTKQKFKITSDIIRTVVANYTKEAGVRQLERVITKLMRKSIQVLLKEKSVKSVTITDAKIKEWLGHPTFRKTSLSTNQNKIGIATGLAWTEIGGDVLEIETTVISGKGGLTLTGQLGEVMQESAHAALSYIRSRAADIGLKSSFYTTKDIHIHIPEGATPKDGPSAGITMCTALVSALTNNPIRNDFAMTGEITLQGRVLAVGGLKEKILAAKQHNFKTVIVPQENYDDVQEILKEIEIGGLQLMYVSSMDEVLKAAFVKNPFDKTTIKAAKATDDNQHKKPTKKKAKPAKKKKN